The region ATACCTTCCTCAGAAAGTAAATTTTTGATTGGTATTTCCTCGCCACTTCCCGGATGAACTACTGAGGCACCCGTAAGATTAAGAAAATAGGAAATAACAACCATGAGCAAAGCCAAACCAATAAATAAAACAAATGGATCCGGCAACTTATTTCCAACCCGTTCAACCAAATCCAGAAATCTTTGAAACAAACCCTTTTTGTTTTTCATCAAATCCCTCACTTTTGAAAATTATTGTTAACGCTCATTCAATTTGGAAGGACTTACACCTTTTGGAATAGGATTGGTGTAGTCATTTTTTTTCCTAAAATGCTGAAATTCCGTTTTAACATTATTTAAATCTTCTTCAGATTCAAATAGGTTAATCCCGGTTAAAGCCATACTTGCAGCTGCCCGGAGCATTCCTCGATTTGCATAATTGCTTAACCCCTGTGATGTCATTTGCCACGTGTGTAGTGCAGTTCCCAGTGCTGATGTTGCAGAGGTCAACTGTGCAGTCGGTACAACCCAGCTTACATCAGCAACATCTGTAGATCCCGCCAGAATCCCCCTGGATTCAACATAAGGCGAAATAGTGTCAGCTAGATATTTTCCGTCAAATTCACTACCATCACCCATATATCCAAAACCTGTCATCGGATCCAAATAATTTTCCTGTTCAGACTCCTTAAAAGTAGACCATATCTCTTTAGCAAACGCTTTTTCACTTTCCGATGGACTTCCCGCCCCAATTTCTTTCAAATTCTGATACAGCAATTTTTCCAGACTGCGGTTTTGAATGTAGTTGGAACATGCTTTATCAAACTCTACTGTTACTTCTGTTTCCGTCATCATCGCTGCACCCTCAGCAATTTTACAGATTCGTTTATACATCTCATCTACCTGTTTAACCTTTGGGGCACGTATGAGGTAAAGAACTTCCGCATTCGCTTGGACCACATTCGGTGAAATACCTCCTGTATTCGTAACGGCATAATGAATGCGTGCTTCCGGAATGACATGCTCCCGCATATAATTAACACCAACATTCATAAGCTCCACTGCGTCCAGCGCACTTCTTCCCAAGTGTGGGACATTAGCAGCATGTGCTGCTGTACCCTTAAACTTGAAAAATACTTGGTAGTTTGCCAGACTCGACAGGCTCATAATCGCATTGGCCGGGGAAGGATGCCATGTTAATGCTGCATCCACACCCTCAAATACTCCCTCTCGAACCATAAAGGTTTTTCCAGATCCACCTTCTTCCCCGGGACACCCGAAAAATTTCACAGTGCCAGGAAAATTGTTTGCTTTAAGGTAACTTTTCACTGCACATGCCGCAGCAAAAGCGCCGGTTCCTAACAGATTATGTCCGCAGCCATGACCAACATCAGGCTC is a window of Virgibacillus ihumii DNA encoding:
- a CDS encoding M20 family metallopeptidase; this translates as MKKFVEQYLKDHESYFKEVSSFIYNHPETRFEEYTSAEYLAKECEKQGFTVNQNVANIETAFSATYGSGQPVIGFLGEFDALSGLGQKPNETSYQSTEPDVGHGCGHNLLGTGAFAAACAVKSYLKANNFPGTVKFFGCPGEEGGSGKTFMVREGVFEGVDAALTWHPSPANAIMSLSSLANYQVFFKFKGTAAHAANVPHLGRSALDAVELMNVGVNYMREHVIPEARIHYAVTNTGGISPNVVQANAEVLYLIRAPKVKQVDEMYKRICKIAEGAAMMTETEVTVEFDKACSNYIQNRSLEKLLYQNLKEIGAGSPSESEKAFAKEIWSTFKESEQENYLDPMTGFGYMGDGSEFDGKYLADTISPYVESRGILAGSTDVADVSWVVPTAQLTSATSALGTALHTWQMTSQGLSNYANRGMLRAAASMALTGINLFESEEDLNNVKTEFQHFRKKNDYTNPIPKGVSPSKLNER